AAATAAAACAAAGAATGCGACAAATTTcacattgagcaattcaacacaACTATAGGAAAAGATTTcacattgagcaattcaacacaACTATAGGAAAAGAGACCAGGATAGAACCCAATCGAAAAACCTCTCACCAATAATTTGGGATTGGACAATCCCGTATTTCCTTAGTCAAATTTTACTTTGTTATAATCTACACATACCACATATCCATGTGTAATAACTCTCCAATCCCcccacaaataaataaaatagaagagaaagcaGGCAGTGGATTTCAAGGCCATTATAAGAGTGTATTATTGTGTAACTTGCAGTTGTTATTCCTACGAGGCTATCATTGTCGTCCAGCAAGCCAATTAATACGATATATGAAAAATCACAAAAACACTATCATCTTGAAACAACCAAAAATGGAGTTATGTCTATCAATCGGAACCTTAAAGTGTTTCAACTAGATCACCACCACTATGCTGTCGTCTGAGGTTTCCAACTGTCTTCCTCTTGTAATAGTAAACTAAGAGACTCCTTTTCTCTCCTCTGACAAGATTTATGTCCTTATTCCTACATTGGCTGTACAAAGTATCTACACAGCCGCACCTATCTTTTTACCATGTGTCACTCATCAACAAAACACTTCCAATCGACGCACCTGATATATAAAGCAAGACACATCCGATCCGGCTGAGTTTCACCAAAACCAAAAACACCCCAGATGATATTTCTTACACGAAAAAAAATCTTCGCCAGAGACAGTTCTATTTTTACGTCCAGGCCCTCCTCACGTTAAAGTCGCCAGTTGCTTCATCTCTTCTGGATTCTATTCTATCATTCTTACCTACCTTCATTAATTTGATTTGAAGACCAACTCAATAATGACGTGGACGTCCTTCaatataatcttcttcttcttctacatcgaCATTCCCAAGAAAACGCCAGAAATCTATGCTTCTTCCtagttctttctttctctttcaacACAACTCTTATATATTACTGTGATCGGGAATTTGAGGTTTTTATGATTCAGGGTTCAATATGTATACTGTGGCAAGGTTAATATCAAGAGGAGTATATACAGTATCAGGACCATTCCATCCATTTGGTGGTGCTGTAGATATAATAGTAGTTGAACAACCAGATGGAAGTTATAAATCATCACCATGGTATGTAAGATTTGGGAAATTTCAAGGGGTTTTGAAAACCAGAGAGAAAGTTGTTAATATCGATGTCAATGGGGTTGATTCAGATTTTCATATGTATTTAGATCATAAAGGGGAAGCTTATTTTCTTCGGGATGTTAAAGAAGATGAcgatgatttgatttttacttctcctctttcttccggtgaagaagaaactgatgataataatagtaataGCAATCAGTTGGTTACGGAGACTTCGATTGAGTCGCAGAGTAGTGTTGATTCGTTAAGTGTTGAGAATGAGTTTAAGGGAGATGTGAATTTGTTACCCAGGACCAATTCGAGGCGGTCTAGGTTATTGAGATATGTTTTTGGGCGAAGATCATCGGCGGCGCAGGAAATGGGTGGTAGTGTGGATGGGAGTATTGTGAGGTTGGATTCATTGGAGCAAGCTCAGGTTGCTGCAGATTTGCTGGAGGTGAATTGGTCTAATAATCTATCAACTACTGAGGTAAGCGattcaaaatttgatcttttggaATCCAATGAGAATGATTTAGATTTGGGCGTAAACATTGATGATGAAACTGCTGTAATTTTCGATTTGCAAAATTCAAATTTGGGTGAGATTGATACAAAACCTAGTTTAGAGTCTAGTACAGAACAAATTTCTAGAGAATGTAATGATATTATTGGAGATAGTTTACACGAAGGGGGGAGTCAAGGTGAAAGGGTTTCTTCTTATACAGATTGTGAGACACCGGATAGTTCCGCGGCAGGGGTGGACAATTTAGGAGAAGAGAAAAACCAATTTTATGGTGAAACAATGGAGCTCACTACTGATGTTAGTTCTGAGCGTGTATCACGTGTTCTCTTGGTCACTGAGGATAGGGAACATGATTTAGGTACTTGCAACATTTGGATCAATGAGATTGGGAGTGGAAAGAATGGAACTTTCATGGACTGTAATGCCGAAAATATTAGAAATGAATCACCTTCACTGGTTAATATGCACATGCTAGCTTCGGATTCTGTTGAGACTGGGAGGATGCAAGCTATTGAATCGAGAACGGTACCGGAAATAGTTGGCGAGAAGAAGTTGGAGGCAGATATAGATGAGGAATCTGCGAATCATTCGGCGATGACAAAATCCTCTCGTTCTTACACATCCAACAGTGATGAGTTTCATCTTCAAGGGTCAGCTGTTGCCCCAGAACCGCAAGCTCAAGTTAGTGCTGATGAATTTATCAGTTCGGCCGAAGATAGAGAGTTAGCAGAGAGTTCAGATGAAGAACAATTTGTTTTCAGCGACAATGATCAATTGGAACCCAGTCCTGTCCATCACAAAGACTCAACATCTTCCAATTCCAGGGAGATAGAAACTAATCCTTTGACTTCTATGAAAAACATCTTAAAAGATCACGACGCCTCTTTatctttaaaatcttttgttcctgGGCAACCTCCTCTTAGTTCTCAGTCAGAGTTTGAAAAATTAAGGACTACATCCAGTCCACTAAGTATTCCCAGCGGTCGAAGGGGTCCATCAGAGGAAGTTGAATGGATGATGGAATCTTTGCCAAACTTCCGATCTGGCATCGACAATTTGGATGTACCTGATGTCCATCCTCTAAGCTGCTCACTAGATTCAGGTTCAGAAGGTTTGGGTTGGAAATTGTTTAGGAAGGATAGCTCAAAGCCCTTTACGTCTGATATCAACTCGGACAACTTCCTAAAAGAACAGCATAGAAGTCCAAAAACTTGTAAACTTGAAGAACTTAAAAGAATGTCAAGTATCCCGGAAATTGGTAAGATAATCTGGCTGTACACTTTTTCTTATATACTTCATATAGTAGCCAATAGCTTATAAAGTATATGATGCCTGCAGAGATTTCTTTGTGCAAGCACTTGTTGTATGAAGGGATGGGAATTGACGCTGCTTCACAAGCCTTTGATGCTGAAAAAGTAGATCCAGAGAACTTTGTTTCTGTAGCCTCTGCACCTTTGAACAGTGACAAGCTCGTTGTTAGAATGGGTGGCCGTTACTTCCCTTGGGATGCAGCTGTTCCAGTTATTTCAGGGATGGCTTCGTTTGGTCATGAACTAACGTTTGATCCCGAGGGCATGATTGCTGTCGAACGAATTGAAGAGACTCTAGAAGGGCAGTCGCCAAGATCTATAGTTGCCTCTGGAGGCAGCTGGAGACTCTGGCCTTTTAGTTTGAGACGGTCAAGAACCATCGGCTCTGTAGATTCAGGGATGGATAACACCAAGTGCGAGGGCACTGATAATGCATCAGACATCTCCAACTATGTCTCTCCAGATAGAAATGCACAACAAGTCAAGGTTACTGTGAAGAAGGTGAAGTCAATTGTTGCAACATCTGAACAGCTGGCATCTTTGAATCTGAAGGAAGGTCAGAACGTGATAAAATTCACATTTTCAACTGCGATGCTGGGGAAGCAGCAGGTTATTATCataaatttgaattttgtttgcTCCATTTGAGAAGTTTCATTTGTGCATAAACTCGttcgtttttctttctctttttcaactACTTTTTTTGTCAGGTCGATGCTAGAATTTTTCTTTGGAAGCATAGCGCACGTATAGTTGTATCTGATGTTGATGGGACAATTACCAAGTAAGCTTTTTGAGTTGTTTCATTCAATTAATACTTCTAGGTCGTTGGCAAAATATCCCGCAGTATCCTGTATCATTTTCTTGAAAACATACTTGCTGATTATATGGGTGGAGGCTCATGGCTAtcatgttttcacttttctgaagTCTAGCTGAATTGTTGGGTTTCCACGATGGTTCAATTACTTGGCCTAGGCTGATATGCAATAGATATTTTTCGTTGATTTT
This DNA window, taken from Papaver somniferum cultivar HN1 chromosome 3, ASM357369v1, whole genome shotgun sequence, encodes the following:
- the LOC113356831 gene encoding phosphatidate phosphatase PAH2-like; translated protein: MYTVARLISRGVYTVSGPFHPFGGAVDIIVVEQPDGSYKSSPWYVRFGKFQGVLKTREKVVNIDVNGVDSDFHMYLDHKGEAYFLRDVKEDDDDLIFTSPLSSGEEETDDNNSNSNQLVTETSIESQSSVDSLSVENEFKGDVNLLPRTNSRRSRLLRYVFGRRSSAAQEMGGSVDGSIVRLDSLEQAQVAADLLEVNWSNNLSTTEVSDSKFDLLESNENDLDLGVNIDDETAVIFDLQNSNLGEIDTKPSLESSTEQISRECNDIIGDSLHEGGSQGERVSSYTDCETPDSSAAGVDNLGEEKNQFYGETMELTTDVSSERVSRVLLVTEDREHDLGTCNIWINEIGSGKNGTFMDCNAENIRNESPSLVNMHMLASDSVETGRMQAIESRTVPEIVGEKKLEADIDEESANHSAMTKSSRSYTSNSDEFHLQGSAVAPEPQAQVSADEFISSAEDRELAESSDEEQFVFSDNDQLEPSPVHHKDSTSSNSREIETNPLTSMKNILKDHDASLSLKSFVPGQPPLSSQSEFEKLRTTSSPLSIPSGRRGPSEEVEWMMESLPNFRSGIDNLDVPDVHPLSCSLDSGSEGLGWKLFRKDSSKPFTSDINSDNFLKEQHRSPKTCKLEELKRMSSIPEIEISLCKHLLYEGMGIDAASQAFDAEKVDPENFVSVASAPLNSDKLVVRMGGRYFPWDAAVPVISGMASFGHELTFDPEGMIAVERIEETLEGQSPRSIVASGGSWRLWPFSLRRSRTIGSVDSGMDNTKCEGTDNASDISNYVSPDRNAQQVKVTVKKVKSIVATSEQLASLNLKEGQNVIKFTFSTAMLGKQQVDARIFLWKHSARIVVSDVDGTITKSDVLGQFMPLVGKDWSQTGVAHLFSAIEENGYKFIYLSARSVSQAYLTRQFLINLKQDGKALPDGPVVISPDGLFPSLYREVIRRAPHEFKIGCLEDIKALFPLDSHPFYAGFGNRDTDELSYLKVGVPKGKIFTINPKGEVAVHRRVDTKSYTSLHALVNGMFPAMCSAGQEEFNQWNFWKLPPLHIDE